Proteins encoded by one window of Chryseobacterium aquaeductus:
- the menA gene encoding 1,4-dihydroxy-2-naphthoate octaprenyltransferase codes for MSDWIKAARLRTLPLSLSGIIMGSFIAKWRLWGEGGIWDWKIFALALLVTLLYQVLSNYANDYGDGVKGTDAKRIGEAEARAVASGKITAKQMRNAVILFAIFSLVATVALLYLAFIPKYMNEFYIFIGLGVASILAAIGYTIGKKPYGYMGLGDIFVFVFFGLVSVCGSYFLFTKTFSWDILLPGAAVGMMSMAVLNLNNMRDIESDRLSGKKSLALRMGFKNAMLYEMVLLQFPLILILIFLALNGFIQSQQYYVFIVMILLIPMAKLRRKIMSVKEPKELDPFLKQVGILTFMMAVLTAFGLNFFK; via the coding sequence ATGTCAGATTGGATAAAAGCCGCAAGGCTTCGAACTTTACCGCTTTCGCTGAGCGGAATTATCATGGGGTCATTCATCGCAAAATGGAGACTTTGGGGCGAAGGTGGAATCTGGGATTGGAAGATTTTTGCTTTAGCACTTCTGGTAACATTGCTGTATCAGGTTTTATCAAATTATGCCAACGATTATGGTGATGGTGTGAAAGGAACAGATGCCAAAAGAATTGGGGAAGCAGAAGCAAGAGCTGTGGCATCAGGAAAAATTACTGCAAAACAAATGAGGAATGCGGTGATTCTTTTCGCTATTTTTTCTTTGGTAGCAACAGTTGCGCTTTTGTATTTGGCTTTTATTCCGAAATATATGAATGAATTTTACATTTTCATAGGTTTGGGTGTGGCAAGCATTTTAGCTGCAATTGGTTATACAATTGGTAAAAAACCTTATGGATACATGGGATTGGGCGATATTTTCGTTTTTGTGTTCTTTGGTTTGGTTTCGGTCTGCGGAAGTTATTTCCTTTTTACTAAAACTTTCAGCTGGGATATTCTTTTGCCAGGAGCTGCAGTTGGAATGATGAGTATGGCGGTTCTAAACCTCAATAATATGCGTGATATTGAAAGCGACAGATTATCTGGTAAAAAAAGTTTGGCGCTGAGAATGGGTTTCAAAAATGCAATGCTTTACGAGATGGTGCTATTACAGTTTCCTTTGATTTTGATCCTGATTTTTTTGGCACTGAACGGTTTCATTCAATCGCAGCAATATTATGTTTTCATAGTGATGATTCTTCTTATTCCAATGGCAAAATTGAGAAGAAAAATAATGTCTGTAAAGGAGCCAAAAGAGCTTGATCCTTTTTTAAAACAAGTTGGAATTCTTACTTTTATGATGGCTGTTCTTACCGCTTTCGGACTTAATTTTTTCAAATAA
- a CDS encoding PH domain-containing protein, whose translation MKEEFSNQQIFNLEIPNFEDLELIRVSGKYLKIILFNLSIFSIFLIGIASAALYFFYVDLSLLHVLMIVILTFFIIIFLFLNAIIGFKFRKYAVREKDLVYQHGWLKRSLIIVPFKRIQHIKVEQGWLSKILNLKSVSVFTAGVNGGDITINGLPEDIAEGINDHIRGSISKEKAEDGGQA comes from the coding sequence ATGAAAGAAGAATTCAGCAATCAACAGATTTTTAATCTGGAAATACCCAATTTTGAAGATTTAGAACTCATAAGGGTTTCCGGAAAGTATCTCAAAATTATTTTGTTCAATTTAAGTATTTTTTCGATTTTTCTAATCGGGATCGCTTCTGCAGCCTTATATTTCTTCTACGTTGATTTGAGTTTGCTTCATGTTTTGATGATCGTTATTTTAACTTTTTTCATAATTATTTTTTTATTTTTAAATGCAATAATTGGTTTTAAATTCAGAAAATATGCAGTCAGGGAAAAAGATTTGGTTTACCAACACGGCTGGCTGAAACGGAGTTTAATTATCGTTCCATTCAAAAGAATTCAACACATCAAAGTTGAGCAGGGATGGTTGTCTAAAATATTGAATTTAAAATCGGTTTCAGTTTTTACAGCAGGAGTGAATGGTGGCGATATTACGATAAATGGTTTGCCGGAAGACATTGCTGAAGGAATTAATGATCATATCAGAGGCAGTATTTCTAAAGAAAAAGCAGAAGATGGAGGACAGGCTTAG
- a CDS encoding 1,4-dihydroxy-2-naphthoyl-CoA synthase, translating into MIEWKTVKEYEDITYKKCNGVARIAFNRPEIRNAFRPKTTSELYDAFYDASEDSSIGVVLLSGEGPSSKDGIWAFCSGGDQKARGQQGYVGEDGRHRLNILEVQRLIRFMPKAVIAVVPGWAVGGGHSLHVVCDLTLASKEHAIFKQTDADVTSFDGGYGSAYLAKMVGQKKAREIFFLGRNYSAQEALEMGMVNAVIPHDELEDTAYEWAQEILAKSPTSIRMLKFAMNLTDDGMVGQQIFAGEATRLAYMTEEAKEGRNAFLEKRKPDFGKDQWIS; encoded by the coding sequence ATGATCGAGTGGAAAACCGTCAAAGAATACGAAGATATTACCTATAAAAAATGCAATGGTGTGGCAAGAATTGCCTTCAACAGACCTGAGATCCGTAATGCTTTCAGACCCAAAACAACTTCAGAGTTATACGATGCGTTTTACGATGCATCAGAAGATTCTTCTATTGGTGTGGTCTTACTTTCAGGAGAAGGACCAAGTTCAAAAGACGGAATTTGGGCTTTTTGCAGCGGAGGTGACCAGAAAGCAAGAGGTCAGCAAGGGTATGTGGGTGAAGACGGAAGACATCGTTTAAATATTCTTGAAGTTCAGCGCTTAATCCGTTTTATGCCAAAAGCCGTCATCGCTGTGGTTCCGGGTTGGGCAGTTGGTGGCGGTCATTCACTTCATGTGGTTTGTGATTTGACATTGGCAAGTAAAGAACATGCAATTTTCAAACAAACTGATGCTGATGTTACAAGTTTTGACGGTGGTTACGGTTCGGCGTATTTGGCAAAAATGGTCGGACAGAAAAAAGCTCGTGAAATTTTCTTTTTAGGTAGAAATTATTCTGCGCAGGAAGCCTTAGAGATGGGAATGGTGAATGCTGTAATTCCTCATGATGAACTAGAAGACACTGCTTACGAGTGGGCTCAGGAAATTTTGGCAAAATCTCCAACTTCCATCAGAATGCTGAAGTTTGCAATGAATCTTACAGATGACGGAATGGTAGGGCAACAAATTTTTGCAGGTGAAGCTACACGTTTGGCTTACATGACCGAAGAGGCTAAAGAAGGAAGAAATGCGTTTTTAGAGAAAAGAAAACCGGATTTCGGAAAAGATCAGTGGATTTCATAA
- a CDS encoding tetratricopeptide repeat protein yields the protein MKKLILGIAIVSSAFFFGQKQEKPDVNAQLQASNKAAMDAYQSKNYAVAAPKFVEVYNLMKTNGQDDKIYMYYAGLSYALANNVDESIKIYTDLINSGFTGVQTQYTAKDVKTGEVTSLNKGIWEGLKNTKSKDYTDFKTEQTKSVEPDLYETLSTLLLNAKKNDEALALIEKGLAKYPNNAKLKEYQGSALYATGNTDKFLTNLKEQLAKNPNDATNWYNLGVLQAKTPATETDAIASFQKAIELAGTNTALLNNSYQNLVYTSLGDDAKAVESINTLRKSNPDEATKLIEARKGRFNKALPYAEKWLQTNPENIDAVTTLREIYSITKNQAKATEMKAKQAELEAKQPKQ from the coding sequence ATGAAAAAGCTAATTTTAGGTATAGCTATCGTTTCATCAGCGTTTTTCTTCGGACAAAAGCAGGAGAAGCCAGATGTTAATGCGCAATTACAAGCTTCTAATAAAGCAGCAATGGATGCATATCAGTCAAAAAATTATGCAGTTGCAGCACCTAAGTTTGTAGAAGTCTATAACTTGATGAAAACAAATGGGCAAGACGATAAAATTTACATGTATTATGCAGGATTAAGTTATGCACTTGCAAATAATGTTGATGAATCAATCAAAATCTATACAGATTTGATCAATTCTGGTTTTACAGGAGTACAGACGCAATATACTGCGAAGGATGTAAAAACTGGTGAGGTGACATCTTTAAATAAAGGTATTTGGGAAGGTTTGAAAAATACAAAATCCAAGGATTATACAGATTTCAAAACTGAGCAGACAAAGAGCGTTGAGCCAGATCTATATGAGACCTTGTCAACATTACTTTTAAATGCTAAAAAGAACGATGAAGCTTTAGCTTTAATTGAAAAAGGATTAGCAAAATATCCTAACAATGCTAAGTTAAAAGAATATCAAGGTTCTGCGTTGTATGCAACAGGTAATACTGATAAATTCTTAACAAATCTGAAAGAACAATTGGCTAAAAATCCTAATGATGCGACCAATTGGTATAACTTAGGAGTTCTACAGGCGAAAACTCCTGCTACTGAAACTGATGCAATTGCTTCGTTTCAAAAAGCTATTGAACTTGCAGGAACTAACACGGCGTTGCTTAACAATTCATATCAGAATTTAGTATATACATCACTAGGAGATGATGCAAAGGCGGTTGAAAGTATTAATACATTAAGGAAATCAAATCCGGATGAAGCTACTAAGTTAATTGAAGCAAGAAAAGGAAGATTTAATAAAGCATTGCCATATGCAGAAAAATGGCTTCAGACAAATCCTGAAAACATTGATGCTGTAACTACTTTGAGAGAAATCTACAGCATTACAAAAAATCAGGCAAAAGCGACTGAAATGAAAGCTAAACAAGCTGAACTTGAAGCCAAGCAGCCAAAACAATAA
- a CDS encoding PH domain-containing protein — MEDRLSSFFKPQRQSKIGIFLLFIYYLVQVVKGLWVFVFVYIFKKETFNIYLLLTIIGVFIFLLISAVLQYFNFTYYIDQENDEFIIHEGIINKSVTKIKRDNIQEVNISQPFVHRFFNIYKLDIDTPGSSEKEVKISALTKQNATDLKNYLLTEKGIDKNFKVSDETLQNEEIAEVRSIQISTFSILKYGITANYVQSFFALVSLLIYAFSELSNLLKKVEFKTQLDYDTIESRVLAFSIPVILTIVFVVIIAAILINTIRTLIKFFNFKITENNQSFSFEYGLFNTRNSIVNKSKVQVITETQNWIQKKMKISYVKFLQIGKNEEHEKNVAAVPGINNQEKAKLISTIWNKNPVFENVLKPNFRLIIVNTFQWIFVPLLLFFAIDKDLLLNYWFVAIWYVLVAEFFILVSFRNLKLFYNEKFIRLKSGIWDVDNRTFEVEKLQTVKISQYFWQRKTNLGSITFYTSAGRFKIVALNFLKLKKLLNYCVYKIENSKNN, encoded by the coding sequence ATGGAGGACAGGCTTAGTTCTTTTTTTAAACCTCAAAGACAGTCAAAAATTGGTATATTTCTGCTGTTTATTTACTATTTGGTACAGGTTGTCAAAGGTTTGTGGGTTTTTGTTTTCGTTTATATTTTTAAGAAAGAAACCTTCAATATTTATCTACTTCTCACGATTATTGGTGTTTTCATTTTTTTGCTGATTTCTGCAGTTTTACAATATTTTAACTTTACATATTATATTGATCAGGAAAATGACGAATTTATCATTCATGAAGGAATTATTAATAAATCGGTAACTAAAATCAAAAGAGATAATATTCAGGAAGTAAATATCTCTCAACCTTTTGTTCATCGCTTTTTTAATATTTACAAACTTGACATTGACACACCGGGAAGTTCCGAAAAAGAGGTGAAAATTTCAGCATTAACGAAACAAAATGCAACTGATCTCAAAAATTATCTTTTAACGGAAAAAGGAATTGATAAGAACTTTAAAGTATCTGATGAAACATTACAGAATGAAGAAATTGCTGAGGTTCGTTCTATCCAAATTTCTACTTTTAGCATCTTAAAATATGGAATTACAGCAAACTACGTTCAAAGTTTTTTTGCGTTGGTGAGTTTACTTATTTATGCTTTTTCTGAACTCAGCAATTTGCTTAAGAAAGTAGAATTTAAGACACAATTAGATTATGATACCATAGAATCTCGGGTTTTGGCGTTTTCAATTCCTGTTATTCTGACAATTGTTTTTGTTGTCATCATTGCTGCCATCTTGATTAACACAATTCGTACACTCATTAAATTTTTTAACTTTAAGATTACTGAGAACAATCAGAGTTTTTCCTTTGAATATGGCTTGTTTAATACCAGAAATTCTATTGTCAATAAGTCAAAAGTGCAGGTAATCACCGAAACTCAAAATTGGATTCAGAAGAAAATGAAGATTTCTTACGTGAAATTTCTTCAGATTGGTAAGAATGAAGAACATGAAAAAAATGTAGCCGCCGTTCCTGGAATTAATAATCAAGAAAAAGCAAAACTCATCTCAACAATCTGGAACAAAAATCCGGTATTTGAAAATGTGTTGAAGCCAAATTTCAGATTAATTATTGTCAATACTTTCCAATGGATTTTTGTTCCTCTTCTTTTGTTCTTTGCTATTGATAAAGATTTATTGCTAAACTATTGGTTTGTAGCAATCTGGTACGTTCTAGTTGCAGAATTTTTCATTCTTGTTTCTTTCAGGAATTTAAAATTGTTTTACAACGAAAAATTTATAAGATTAAAATCAGGTATTTGGGATGTAGATAACCGAACTTTTGAGGTAGAAAAGCTTCAAACTGTGAAAATTTCTCAGTATTTTTGGCAAAGAAAAACAAACTTAGGAAGTATCACATTTTACACATCTGCAGGTCGTTTTAAGATCGTTGCGTTAAACTTTTTAAAACTTAAAAAACTGTTGAATTATTGTGTCTACAAAATTGAAAATTCTAAGAATAATTAA